CTTCGCGACGGCGCCGAGCATCGCAAGCAGGTGTCGCCGGTCTACAACCTCTATTCCCGCGTCACCGGCGATCCCGCCTTTGCCGGGCATCAGGGTGATCTTCAGGCGCTGCTGCGGCCGCTGTTCATGCTGTCGTTCCTGGTCGACGATTTCCTCGCCGAGAACGACGACTTTGGCGCGCGCAGCGTGCTTCTCTCGAGCGCCTCCAGCAAGACCGCGTTCGGGCTCGCGCATCTCTTGCACAGCCGCGGCCGCAAGGTGATCGGGCTGACCTCGGCGGGCAACACCGGCTTCGTCGGCTCGCTGCCCTGCTACGATGAGGTCGTCACCTATGATCGCGTCAGCTCGCTGCCGACGGATATGCCGGTCGCCTTCGTCGACATGGCCGGCAGCAGCGCGTTGCGGGCCGAGCTTCACAATCATTTCCGCGACCAGATGACTTGCTCGGTGCGTGTGGGATTGACACATCGCGCGACCGACGCCGACGAAGGTAGCCTGCCCGGCGCAAAACCGCGCTGGTTCTTTGCGCCCGACCATATCCGCAAGCGGGCGAAGGACTGGGGCCCGGGCGGTATCGACCAACGCTTTGGCGTGGCGTGGTCGGGCTTTGCGCCGATGCTCGAAAAATGCCTCACCGTGATCGAGAACCGCGGGGCTGAGGCGGTGCAGCAGATCTATCTCGACACATTGAAGGGTCGTATTCCACCTGAGCAGGGCCACATGCTCTCCTTACTGGGGTAGTCGGCTTTTGGCTCCCGCTAAAACAGTATAGCGTCGATCTCAGAGGAAACGCCGCGAAGACGGCCCTTCATGAGGTCGCGCAATGCTGGACAGGACGAAGGACATCCTTGTGTCGGCGCAAACCTGGCTCGATCAGTTCGAGCAGGCGCTTGCCGACCCAGATCATGGCGTGCTGCATAAGCTCTTCCTCGGCAAGAGCTTCTGGCGCGACGTGCTGGCGCTAAGCTGGAATCTGCAAACGATCGCCGAACGCGACGCGATCGTGCGGGAACTAGGTGCTCTCGCTGCAAGAGCTGCCGCGACCAATTTCGAGATCGCATCCAATCGCGCGCCGCCACGCCGGGTCATGCGCGCCGGCACCAACACCATCGAGGCGATCTTTGGTTTCGAAACCGCGGTCGGACGCGGCAGCGGCATCGTTCGGCTGCTGCCCGATGCCGATGACGGCGACCGCCTGAAGGCATGGACGCTGCTCACTGCACTGGAGGAGCTGAAGGGATTTGAGGAGCAACTCAACCGCACGCGGCCGCGCGGCCAGGCCTATTCGCGCGACTTCCGCGGGCCGAACTGGCTCGATCTGCGCAAGGCATCCGGCTCCTATGCCGATCGTGATCCAGCCGTGCTGGTGATCGGCGGCGGCCAGGCTGGGCTGGCGATCGCGGCGCGGCTGAAGCAGTTGAATGTCGACACGCTGATCGTCGATCGCTGGCCACGTATCGGCGACAATTGGCGCAAGCGCTATCACGCGCTCACCCTGCACAACCAGGTTCAGGTCAATCACCTGCCCTACATGCCGTTCCCGCCGAACTGGCCGGTCTACATCCCCAAGGACAAGCTCGCGAACTGGTTCGAGGCTTACGTCGATGCCATGGAGCTGAACTACTGGACCGGCACCGAGTTCGAAGGCGGCGCTTACGACGAGGCGGAGGCGCGCTGGACCGTGCGGCTGCGCCGTGCCGATGGCACGACGCGCACCATGCATCCGCGCCATGTGGTGATGGCGACCGGCGTCAGCGGCATCCCGAGCATGCCCGATATTCCGAGCCTGAAAGATTTCAACGGCACGCTCGTGCATTCCAGCCGCTATGAGGACGGCGAGAGCTGGGCCGGCGAGCGCGCGATCGTCATCGGCACCGGCAATAGCGGCCACGACATTGCGCAGGATCTCTACTCCAGCGGCGCGGAGGTGACGCTGGTGCAGCGCTCAGCCACGCTGGTGACCAATATCGAACCCTCGGCACAGCTCGCCTACGCGACCTACAACGAGGGCACGCTCGAGGACAACGATTTGATCGCAGCCTCGATGCCGACGCCGCTCGCGAAGAAGACCCATGTGATGCTGACGGAGCAGTCGAAGGCGCTCGACAAGGAGCTGCTCGACGGCCTCACCCGCGTCGGCTTCAAGCTCGATTTCGGCGAAGGCGGCACCGGCTGGCAGTTCAAATACCTCACCCGCGGTGGCGGCTACTACTTCAACGTCGGCTGCTCCGATCTCATCGTGAAGGGCGCAGTCAGGCTGAGGCAATTCGAGGACATCGAAAGCTTCGTCGCCGAGGGCGCACGGATGAAGGACGGCGCGATCATCCCCGCCGATCTCATCGTGCTCTCAACCGGCTACAAGCCGCAAGCCTATCTGGTGCGAAAGCTGTTCGGCGATGCCGTTGCCGACCGCGTCGGACCGATCTGGGGCTTTGGCGACGGCTTTGAGCTGCGCAACATGTATGCGCGCACGAAGCAGCCCGGCCTGTGGTTCATCGCCGGCAGCCTCGCGCAATGCCGGATCAATTCGCGCTTCCTGGCGCTCCAGATCAAGGCGATCGAGCAAGGGATGTTGCCGCAGGATGTGGAGACCCCGGCGCGCACGACCTGAGCCAGCAGCAAGGGAGGACACCAATGCCAGCCATACTCGGCTCGGGCGAGCATCGTTACCGTGTCGTCGAGAACTGGGCAAAACTGCCGAACGGCTGGCAGCTCACCGACGTCGCGTCCGTCGCGGTCGACAGCAAGGACCGCATCTACGTCTTCAACCGCGGCGCCCATCCGATGGTGGTGCTCGACCGCGAGGGCAATTTCCTGCGGAGCTGGGGTGAAGGACTGTTTGCCCGCGCCCACGGTCTGCATATCGACGCCGACGACAATCTCTATTGCACCGATGACGGCGATCACACCGTGCGCAAATGCACGACCGACGGCAAGGTGCTGCTGACGATCGGCATCCCCGAGAAGCCTGCGCCGTTCATGAGTGGCGATCCGTTCCACCGCTGCACCCACACCGCGCTGTCGCCGAAGGGCGAGATCTACGTCTCCGACGGCTACGGCAACGCGCGCGTCCACAAGTTCACGCCAGACGGCAAGCTGATGATGAGCTGGGGCGAGCCCGGCACCGACCCCGGGCAGTTCAACATCGTTCACAACATCGCCACCGATGCCGACGGTTATGTCTACGTCGCCGATCGCGAGAACCATCGCGTGCAGGTGTTCGACGGCAACGGCAGATACGAGACGCAGTGGAACAACCTGCACCGGCCTTGTGCGCTGTGCTGCTGTGGCGGCAAGCAGCCGACCTTCGTGATCGGCGAGCTCGGACCCGGCATGGCGGTCAACCGCAAGGTGCCCAATCTCGGGCCGCGGCTGTCGATCGTCGATGCCAAGGGAAAGCGCATCGCGCGGCTCGGCGGCGAGGAGGGGCCGGGCCTCGCCAGCGGAAAATTCCTGGCACCGCACGGCATCGCGCTGGATTCGAAGGGCGACATCTATGTCGGCGAGGTCGGCGTCACCGACTGGAAGACGAGCTTCCCCGACGATGAGATGCCGGCCGTCGTGCGCGCCACGCGGTGCCTGCAGAAGCTGGAGCGGGTGCGCTGACCACACGCGTCATTGGGAGAGCCGCCGCGGGGTCACTGCCCCCTCCCGATCACGACCTGTTGTCCGGGACCGGTGCGCAGGCTATTCGCCCGGGAACGGAGCCACCGCATCGGTGGCGCGCCAGCGGGCAACGGTACGATCGGGCAGACGGCGCGCGGCGGTGACGCTTCCCCGAAAAGCGGCTTTTTTGCAGCGTGCTCCGACCCGCGGTCGGCCTGAATAAGTCGCTCAACGGGCTTCACAATCCCGTCACGCTGCATGTAGTATGTCAGTACATGCTGCTTCGCAGCGATATGGAGGCCAGGAGCGTTACTTGAACGCACATGTCTCGCAAGGCAGTTGGCCGGTCTTGGTGCTGAATGCGGACTTCCGGCCGCTGAGCTACTACCCGCTGTCTCTCTGGTCGTGGCAGGACGCGATCAAGGCGGTGTTTCTCGATCGCGTCAACATCGTCGCACATTACGACCAGGCGGTACGAAGTCCGACGTTGGAGATGCAATTACCGAGCGTCGTCTCGCTCAAATCCTTCGTCAAGCCGACCACCCATCCTGCCTTTACCCGTTTCAACGTCTTCCTTCGCGACCGCTTCAATTGCCAATATTGCGGCTCGCCCGAGGATCTCACCTTCGATCACATCATCCCGCGCAGCAAAGGCGGCCAGACCACCTGGGAGAACGTGGTCGCGGCCTGCTCACCCTGCAATTTGCGCAAGGGCAACCTCACGCCGGCGCAGGCAAAGATGTTTCCGAGGCAGACGGCGTTCGCGCCGACCGTGCACCAGCTCCACCGCAACGGCCGCCTCTTCCCACCGAACTATCTGCACGATAGCTGGCTCGACTATCTCTACTGGGATACGGAGCTGGATCCATAAGATCCGTACGTCAGATGCACGGTGGAACCACGACGTGGAACCATCCGGCCTGCCGTGCGTTATGTTCCCATGACAGTCGATCATTCGGTACGCCCGCCCCGGATTCTCACGCCCGACGAGCGCAGGGCCCGCGACGAGGCGCGGCGGGCTGATGCGGAGCAGGCCATGCGTGAGCATGAGGCCGCGCAGAAGGCGCTCTATTCCAACATGGAGCGGCTGAGGGCGGAACGGCTGGCGCGCGAGGCCCGATCGCAAGGTGGATAGGCTGCGCCTCGAGGTTCAAGGCCGCAAAAATCCTTTCCGATTCGTTACAGTCCTTTAAGCCTCGAGACGGCAATCTCGGGCCTGATGGGCGATGCAGGCTCCTGCACGCCGCCACCGGGCCCGAGATCGTCATGCTTGCCGAAGCGCTGGAGCAGATTCAGTCCTCGCCGTCGAGGCGGGCGATCTATGTGCGCGTCATCCTCGTAGCGCTGGCGGCGATCGTTGCCGTCAAGACGTTCTGGTTCGCGCGCGTCGGCATCTGGGGCTTTCGCGAGCTCGCCGACTTCGACGCGTTTCACATCGTGGCGCAGCGGGTCTGGCTCGGCGACGTCGGCGAGGTCTACCGGCTCGCGACCTTCGGCAAGATGCAGGCAGATGCCGCCGGCGGCACGACCGGCGTGATGCCCTGGACCTACCCGCCGCAATTCGACCTGCTGCTTGCGCCGCTCGCCTTCCTTCCGATCGGCGCGGCGTATCTGTTGTTCACCGCGGTAACTCTCGCGCTCTATCTCGTCACGTTGCGAGCGATCGCGCGAGAGAATTTCTCGCAACTCCTGATCATCCTGTTTCCTTCGCTCGCAGTCACGATCGGCTGCGGCCAGAACGGCTTTCTCACCGGTGCCCTGATAGGCCTGTTCTGTCTCAACCTGCAAAAGCGTCCGGTGCTAGGCGGCCTTGCGCTCGGCGCGATGGTGATCAAGCCGCACCTTGCGATTGCCGCCGCCGTCTATCTGCTGGCGACGCGCCGCTGGACTGCGATCGCCGCTGCCGCAACGGTGGTCCTGGTGAGCTCGCTTGTTTGCACGTTCATCTTCGGGCCGCAGATCTGGAGCGCGCTGATCGGCTCAGTGAAGGAATCGACGGGCTATCTCGATCAAGGCTACTATCAGCTGTTCCGGATGATCTCGGCCTTCGCGGCACTGCATACGGCAAGCATTCCCGCTGCGGGTGCGTTCTGGGGACAGGTCGGCGTCGCCGCCCTTGCGCTGCTTGCGGTCGTGCTCGGCGCCTTGCGCGGGCCCTCGCCAGGCTTCGCGCTCGGCGTCACGGCGATGGCCTCGGTGATGATCAGCCCCTACGCCTACGACTACGACCTGCCGATATTGGGGATCGGTCTCGCGCTCGCGCTTCCGGATCTTGTCCACATCGCGTCGGCACGCGAACGCAGCGCGATGTACGGGCTGATCCTGCTCGCCGGCGCCTATGGGCTCGTGCTGTCGACGCAGGTGGGTCAACAGGTGGCGCCGGCCATGGCCGGGTTTGCGCTGATCGCGATGCTGGCGCTGCTGCTGCGATGGCTGTTGCGCGCTGAGGCCGCCGTTCGCGACGGCAGCACGGGTCACCTGCCGCGCAATGCGCTCCATGTGCCCGACTAGAAACCTCCGGACAGGCTGCGCGTTCACCCCGAGTTCACCCTTGGACTTCGTTCAGGCGCAGTTTAGTCTCTTCAGACGGAAATCCTGACTTGCGCCCTGCCGTCACTCATGGAGGTTCGTCATGCCCGCTCAAGACAAGGACCACGTCTACAAGATCCTGGAACTGGTAGGATCGTCGGAAAAGTCGATCGAGGATGCGATCCAGAACGCGGTCAGCCGCGCTGCAAAAACCATCCGCGAGATGAAATGGTTCGAGGTCGTGCAGACGCGCGGCCATATCGAGAGCGGCACCGTGCGCCACTACCAGGTCACGCTGCGCGTCGGCTTCACGCTCGAAGCGTGAGAGGGGGACACGAGGCGCCGCCGCAGCGCGAGCCGCGGAGTGGTTAACATCGTCCCACGATAATCCGTCGAAATATCGGGGAATCCCCCGGTCGAGTACGGACTCCGTGCAATCAGCGCGGATGAAGCAACAAGCCGTTAAGGCGATGGTGAGAGGTTTGCGCCGGATTGGAGCAAACCGGATGGTCACGAGCCGCGATCTCGGCAAAACCCGTCTCCCGTTTTGGGCGGCGGGATTCGTGGTACTGATCTGCATTGTCATCCTGGCCTTGAGCGGGTGGCGCGAATGGGAGACGCGCAACGCCGAGCTCAGGAATGCCGAGGTGGACGTGGCCAACCTCGCCAAGTCGCTGGTCCAGCATGCCGACGACACGTTCGAGCTCGCAGATACACTCCTGGTTGGCCTCGTCCATCGCCTCGAGCTCGACGGAATGGGCCCTGACACGATCGCAAAGCTCCAGACGTATCTGCCGACCCGCAAATCGTCTAACCGCATCCGCGGCATCTTCGTCTATGACGAGACCGGCCGATGGCTTGCCACGACCGAACAGATCGATCTCTCGAAGTTCAACAACAGCGACCGCGAATATTTTCAGCACCATCGCGCCTCGCCGGATCGCAACACGCTAATCGGCCGGCCCGTCAGGAGTCGCGCCGGCGGCCAATGGATCATCACCGCGTCTCGACGGATCAACAACCCCGACGGCAGCTTCGCCGGCGTCGCCTTGGTCACGATCGACGTGGCCTACTTCGTCAAGTTCTATGAGCGATTCGATGTCGGGGCAAACGGATCGGCGTCGCTGCTCAACAATGACGGCATCATGCTGGCGCGCAGCCATGACGAGAGCGGAAGCTATGTCGGGCGTGACTTGTCCAATGCGCCGTTGTTCAAACAATGGAGCAGCCGGCCAGCCGCTGCCGTCTACTATTTCAAGTCGCCGCTCGATGGCGTGCAGCGCTTGAGTTACTATCAACGAAGCGATCAACACCCCCTGATGGTACTCGCGAGCAGGTCGCAGGATGACGTGCTGGCCCCCTGGCGCCGGGCGGCCGCCGTGCGAATGACCTACGTCGTTGGCCTCGTCCTGCTGATCGCGGTGATCGGCTTCTACCTGGTCCGCCAGCTTCTGCAGCGGCAGCGCATGGCGCAGGCCCTGGCCGCCAACGAAGCTCACTTCCGCCTGCTGGCCGAGCAATCCAGCGACATGGTGACCCGGATCGGGCTCGACAACCGGCTGCTCTACGTCTCCCCGTCATGCGCCCGCGTCGTCGGCTGGTCGCCCGACGAACTCCTGGGCAACTCGGCCGTGGCCGGCATCCACCCGGAGGATCTGGAGCGGATCGAGCAAACCATTGCCGCGCTGAAGAATGGCGAAGCCGAGGAAGCGCGGTTCGTCTATCGCCAGCGCCATCGCGAGAAGGGCGAGATCTGGGCCGAGTCGGCCCTGCACGTGACACGGGCATCCGACACCGGCGAGATCGACGGCGTCGTTGCGATCATGCGAGACGTGACCGAGCAGAAGGATCTTCAGGACAGGCTCGCCTCGCTGGCGACGACCGATGGCCTGACCGGGCTAGCCAACCGCCGCGCCTTCGACGAGCGGCTTGCCGAGGAATGGACGCGCGCCCGTCGCGACGGCACGCAGATCTCGCTGCTCCTGATCGACGTCGATCATTTCAAGAAGTTCAACGACCATTACGGACACCTCGCAGGCGATGGCTGCCTGCGCGCGCTGGGCAAGATTCTGGCCGCGCATGCGAGGCGCCCCGCTGACCTCGCGGCGCGCTATGGCGGCGAGGAATTCGCCCTGCTGTTGCCGAACACCGGCGCCGACGGCTGCGCCCAGATCGGCGAGGAAATTCGCGATTCGCTGCACGAGCTCGCCATGCTCCATGCGCAGAATCCGCCCTCGCGCCTGGTGACCGTGAGCGTGGGTGCGGCGACGGGCCTTCCGTCGCAGACCGCGACGGATTGCAACGCGCTGGTTGCGGCCGCCGATCGCGCGCTCTACGCCGCCAAGGACAGCGGCCGCGACCGGCTGGTGATGTCGGGCCAGGTCGTGCCCTGGCCGGCGAAGAGCGCGTGAAGAAATCGACCACTCACCACGCGTAGCGAACGAGGCCCTTGCCGGCATAGCTGCGCGTGACGCTCGAGAACTCGCCTTCGAAGCTTGCCGCCGCCGACCAGCCGCTCAGCCACTTCATCTCGACAGACACGCTGGTGAGTGCTGCGCGCTTGCGCGGCGCCGTTGACCACGAAGCTCGCGCCGGGCAACGCTTGGAAGGTCGCGGCGATCGAACGGTCCGGATCGAAATCATGCGCCCAGGCGAAGCGGCCGCGCAGCGTCACCACGCCGTCCTGCATGGCGGCTGCATCAACTGGCCCGACACCGCGCATCGTAGCGGCGGCGTACGCCGCGCCCGACACGAGTACCGCGGGCTCGGGTATGGCCCTCATTGCGGC
This region of Bradyrhizobium sp. CCGUVB1N3 genomic DNA includes:
- a CDS encoding DUF2855 family protein codes for the protein MTSTDFIVARNDLEQCKLIETAIPDPAALPLDALLVKVERFAFTANNITYAVMGDALKYWQIFPAPQGFGNIPVWGFGEVIASKHPGVSVGERLFGYFPMATHLVIEATDVSKRALRDGAEHRKQVSPVYNLYSRVTGDPAFAGHQGDLQALLRPLFMLSFLVDDFLAENDDFGARSVLLSSASSKTAFGLAHLLHSRGRKVIGLTSAGNTGFVGSLPCYDEVVTYDRVSSLPTDMPVAFVDMAGSSALRAELHNHFRDQMTCSVRVGLTHRATDADEGSLPGAKPRWFFAPDHIRKRAKDWGPGGIDQRFGVAWSGFAPMLEKCLTVIENRGAEAVQQIYLDTLKGRIPPEQGHMLSLLG
- a CDS encoding NAD(P)/FAD-dependent oxidoreductase, translated to MLDRTKDILVSAQTWLDQFEQALADPDHGVLHKLFLGKSFWRDVLALSWNLQTIAERDAIVRELGALAARAAATNFEIASNRAPPRRVMRAGTNTIEAIFGFETAVGRGSGIVRLLPDADDGDRLKAWTLLTALEELKGFEEQLNRTRPRGQAYSRDFRGPNWLDLRKASGSYADRDPAVLVIGGGQAGLAIAARLKQLNVDTLIVDRWPRIGDNWRKRYHALTLHNQVQVNHLPYMPFPPNWPVYIPKDKLANWFEAYVDAMELNYWTGTEFEGGAYDEAEARWTVRLRRADGTTRTMHPRHVVMATGVSGIPSMPDIPSLKDFNGTLVHSSRYEDGESWAGERAIVIGTGNSGHDIAQDLYSSGAEVTLVQRSATLVTNIEPSAQLAYATYNEGTLEDNDLIAASMPTPLAKKTHVMLTEQSKALDKELLDGLTRVGFKLDFGEGGTGWQFKYLTRGGGYYFNVGCSDLIVKGAVRLRQFEDIESFVAEGARMKDGAIIPADLIVLSTGYKPQAYLVRKLFGDAVADRVGPIWGFGDGFELRNMYARTKQPGLWFIAGSLAQCRINSRFLALQIKAIEQGMLPQDVETPARTT
- a CDS encoding peptidyl-alpha-hydroxyglycine alpha-amidating lyase family protein; protein product: MPAILGSGEHRYRVVENWAKLPNGWQLTDVASVAVDSKDRIYVFNRGAHPMVVLDREGNFLRSWGEGLFARAHGLHIDADDNLYCTDDGDHTVRKCTTDGKVLLTIGIPEKPAPFMSGDPFHRCTHTALSPKGEIYVSDGYGNARVHKFTPDGKLMMSWGEPGTDPGQFNIVHNIATDADGYVYVADRENHRVQVFDGNGRYETQWNNLHRPCALCCCGGKQPTFVIGELGPGMAVNRKVPNLGPRLSIVDAKGKRIARLGGEEGPGLASGKFLAPHGIALDSKGDIYVGEVGVTDWKTSFPDDEMPAVVRATRCLQKLERVR
- a CDS encoding HNH endonuclease; the encoded protein is MNAHVSQGSWPVLVLNADFRPLSYYPLSLWSWQDAIKAVFLDRVNIVAHYDQAVRSPTLEMQLPSVVSLKSFVKPTTHPAFTRFNVFLRDRFNCQYCGSPEDLTFDHIIPRSKGGQTTWENVVAACSPCNLRKGNLTPAQAKMFPRQTAFAPTVHQLHRNGRLFPPNYLHDSWLDYLYWDTELDP
- a CDS encoding glycosyltransferase family 87 protein; translation: MLAEALEQIQSSPSRRAIYVRVILVALAAIVAVKTFWFARVGIWGFRELADFDAFHIVAQRVWLGDVGEVYRLATFGKMQADAAGGTTGVMPWTYPPQFDLLLAPLAFLPIGAAYLLFTAVTLALYLVTLRAIARENFSQLLIILFPSLAVTIGCGQNGFLTGALIGLFCLNLQKRPVLGGLALGAMVIKPHLAIAAAVYLLATRRWTAIAAAATVVLVSSLVCTFIFGPQIWSALIGSVKESTGYLDQGYYQLFRMISAFAALHTASIPAAGAFWGQVGVAALALLAVVLGALRGPSPGFALGVTAMASVMISPYAYDYDLPILGIGLALALPDLVHIASARERSAMYGLILLAGAYGLVLSTQVGQQVAPAMAGFALIAMLALLLRWLLRAEAAVRDGSTGHLPRNALHVPD
- a CDS encoding dodecin — its product is MPAQDKDHVYKILELVGSSEKSIEDAIQNAVSRAAKTIREMKWFEVVQTRGHIESGTVRHYQVTLRVGFTLEA
- a CDS encoding diguanylate cyclase domain-containing protein — encoded protein: MVTSRDLGKTRLPFWAAGFVVLICIVILALSGWREWETRNAELRNAEVDVANLAKSLVQHADDTFELADTLLVGLVHRLELDGMGPDTIAKLQTYLPTRKSSNRIRGIFVYDETGRWLATTEQIDLSKFNNSDREYFQHHRASPDRNTLIGRPVRSRAGGQWIITASRRINNPDGSFAGVALVTIDVAYFVKFYERFDVGANGSASLLNNDGIMLARSHDESGSYVGRDLSNAPLFKQWSSRPAAAVYYFKSPLDGVQRLSYYQRSDQHPLMVLASRSQDDVLAPWRRAAAVRMTYVVGLVLLIAVIGFYLVRQLLQRQRMAQALAANEAHFRLLAEQSSDMVTRIGLDNRLLYVSPSCARVVGWSPDELLGNSAVAGIHPEDLERIEQTIAALKNGEAEEARFVYRQRHREKGEIWAESALHVTRASDTGEIDGVVAIMRDVTEQKDLQDRLASLATTDGLTGLANRRAFDERLAEEWTRARRDGTQISLLLIDVDHFKKFNDHYGHLAGDGCLRALGKILAAHARRPADLAARYGGEEFALLLPNTGADGCAQIGEEIRDSLHELAMLHAQNPPSRLVTVSVGAATGLPSQTATDCNALVAAADRALYAAKDSGRDRLVMSGQVVPWPAKSA